The following DNA comes from Flavisolibacter ginsenosidimutans.
CTCATATCGGCATAATGACGGAGGATAATGACCTCGCGTTGATCTTCGGGCAATTGGTCCAGCATGTCGCGGACGCGGTTGTGACTTTGCTTTTTTATCATCTTGTCCTCGGCGCTTTCCTCGGTAAAATTCAGCACCTCGAAGATGTCCTGATCATCGCTGTTTTTGATCGTCGGCGTTCTTTTAACTTTTCGGAAATAATCTACGCAAAGGTTGTGGGCAATGCGCATCGCCCAAGGCAAAAACTTGCCTTCCTCGGTGTAGCGCCCGCTTTTGATGGTATCAATAATGCGGATAAAAACATCCTGAAAGATGTCTTCGGCAAGGTACTTGTCCTTTACTAAAAAGAAAATGGACGTGTACAATTTTTCCTTGTGACGCAATACCAGCGTTTCAAATGCGTTTACATTACCGGCATTAAATGAGTTGATCAACTCATGGTCGGACAGTTTGGATAACAGGTTCATAAACTCCCGCGTTTAAGGGTTTGAGGATTTGGTGCAAAAACGATGTAAATGAAAAATCTGCGTAGAAGTTTATGCGATAGGCGTGTTGCGTTTAAGAAGTTTTCGGTGCATTGGATTTGTTGACCTAAAAATAGGTGTCTTTTCCTATTCGCCAAATATTTTGTTGGCGAGCGCTGCTTTTCCGCCGTCAAAAAACTGTTAACGTTCGGCTGCTCTTGCTAAATACCTTAGTACATTTGTTTCCCGCATGAAAGAGCAAGTTGTTAAGACCAGAAGAAAGAAAGAAGAGATTGCCGTTGCCGATGATTCAATATTTATCAAAGGCGCAAGGGTTCACAACCTCAAAAACATTGACGTCAGTTTTCCGCGCAATAAACTCATAGTCGTTACCGGCGTATCGGGTTCCGGTAAATCATCCTTAACCATAGACACCTTGTTTGCCGAAGGCCAGCGCCGCTACGCCGAGAGCCTCAGTGCTTATGTACGGCAGTTTTTGGCCCGCATGGACAAGCCCGACGTTGATTACATCAAAGGTCTTGCGCCGGCCATTGCCATTGAGCAAAAAGTCATTACCCGCACGCCGCGAAGCACCGTGGGCAGCATGACCGAGATTTACGATTACCTGCGCCTGATGTTTGCACGCATCGGTAAAACCATTTCGCCTGTTTCCGGCCGCGTGGTAAAAAAGGACGATGTAAAAGATGTACTCGAAGCCATCAAAGTATTGAAAGAAGGCAGCCGTGTTTTTATCCTGTCGGCTTTTAAAACGCACCGCAACCGCGACGAACGTGAAGAGCTAAACATCCTGATGCAAAAAGGCTTTTCGCGGATTTATGTTTCGCCGTTTTCAGCCACGCAGAAAGAAAATGCGGCAGGCAAAGGCACAACGTATTCGATTGAAGACGTGCTCTCAAATCCCGATGATTTTAAAAAAGCTTTTAAGTACCCCGAGAATGTGTACGTGTTGGTTGACCGCATCGTCGCCAAGGAATTTGACGAAGACGACGAACACCGTCTGGGCGATTCCATCGGCACCGCGTTTTACGAAGGCGAAGGCGATGTATATGTGGAGGTTGACGGTGAAAAGATTCTGCACTTCAACAACCGTTTTGAACTGGATGGAATGAGCTTTGAAGAACCTTCCCCCAATTTGTTTTCCTTCAACAATCCTTTTGGTGCTTGCCCGGTTTGCGAAGGCTTTTCGATGGTGTTGGGCATTGACGAAGACTTGGTGATTCCCGACAAACGTTTGAGCGTTTACGAAGGTGCCGTGGCGCCCTGGAAAGGAGAGAAGTTAGGCCGCTGGCGCGAAAACTTTGTGAAGGCGGCAAGGCATTTTGATTTCCCGGTTCACAAGCCCGTTGCTGATTTAACGAAAGAACAATACCGCGTTTTGTGGGAGGGCAATAGCTACGCGGACGGCATCAATGCTTTTTTTAAAGAAGTAGAACAGAATTTATACAAGGTACAGTACCGCGTAATTCTTAGCCGCTATCGCGGACGAACAAAATGTCCCGAGTGTGGAGGCTATCGCTTGCGCAAAGAAGCGTTGTACGTAAAAGTTCACGGTGCTCACATTGGCGAATTGAGCGAGATGCCGATCGCGGATTTGAAGGATTGGTTTAACAGGACGAGTCGGGATTTTACAGATTTTGAAAAGGAAGTCGGCAAACGAATCCTTATTGAGATCAATCACCGCATTGACACGATGCTGAGCGTGGGTTTGGGTTATTTGACCTTGAACCGTTTGGCAAACACGTTAAGCGGCGGCGAAAGCCAGCGCATTCAATTAACGCGAAGCTTGGGCAGCAATCTTACCAACTCGCTTTATATTTTGGATGAGCCTTCCATTGGCTTGCATCCGAGAGATACGTTCAATTTAATTCGCGTTTTGAAAGAACTGCGCGACTTGGGTAATACGGTTGTTGTTGTTGAACACGACGAAATGATGATGCGTGAAGCCGATCACATTATTGACATGGGGCCGCTGGCTTCGCACCTTGGCGGCGAAGTGATTGCCGCTGGCAATTACGAACAAATCATTAGCAACCCGAAAAGTTTAACCGGAAAATATTTGAGTGGAGAGCTAAGCATTGATGCGCCAAAAAAAGTTCGTAAGTGGAATAGCTCCATCATCATTGAAGGCGCACGGCAGCACAACTTGAAGGACATCACGGTTGAATTTCCGTTGAACGTTCTTTGCGTGGTTAGCGGCGTTAGCGGCAGTGGAAAAACAACGCTCGTCAAACACATTCTTTATCCCGGCCTGAAAAAGTTACAAGGCGAGCCAACGGACAAAGTTGGTTTTCACAAAGCCATCAAAGGCGATGTAGAGTCCATCACGCAAGTAGAGATGGTGGACCAAAACCCGATTGGAAAATCATCGCGAAGCAACCCGGTTACTTACGTTCGTGCATGGGACAACGTTCGCGATTTGTACGCTTCGCAACCGCTGAGCAAAATTCGCGGCTTTCAACCCAAGCATTTTTCGTTTAACGTTGATGGCGGACGTTGCGATGCGTGCAAAGGTGAAGGTGAAAAAATCGTGGAGATGCAGTTCCTCGCCGACGTACACCTGACTTGCGAAGTTTGCCATGGACGAAGGTTTAAGGAAGAAGTTTTAGAAGTTCAATACAAAGGCAAAGGTGTGTTCGATGTGTTGGAGATGAGCGTGGACGAAGCCATTGATTTTTTTGCCGATGAAAAATCGATTCTAACAGCGATAAAACCTTTAAGTGAAGTTGGTTTGGGCTACGTAAAACTTGGACAATCTTCTGATACACTTTCTGGCGGTGAAGCGCAACGCGTAAAACTTGCATCTTTTCTTGGTAAAGGACGGGCGGCGGGTAAAATTCTTTTCATCTTTGATGAGCCCACAACAGGACTTCATTTTCACGACATAAAAAAATTGCTTGCTTCTTTCAACGCTTTGATTGAACAAGGCCATTCTATTCTTGTGATTGAACACAACACCGATGTCATTAAAAGCGCAGACTGGGTGATTGATCTCGGCCCCGAAGCCGGCGACGCAGGCGGTTATCTTGTGTATGAAGGCAAACCGGAAGGATTGAAGAAAGTAAAAGAGAGTCACACGGGACAATTTATTTAACTGAACTTACGCAGTAAGAAAAACTTGTTGCTGTGATAAGGCAAACCTCATGATCCTATTAGAAGGGGTTGATGCTTAGAGGGAAATCTTCTTGCCTCATGCTTCCGTATTGCAAAACCCAATTAAGCGAATACGGTTTTCCTCTCCTTTGCTCCGTTTTTCTGCAAAGGTCATAAGGTTGATTTCCCAACGAAAAAGAAGCTCTCCGTTGCCAGAAGCCTGCGGAAGTTGAGTTAGTGAATTAGCGTCACTGTGCCTTTCTTCTCCACTATCTGACCGCTTGCTTTCTTCACCCGCACAGTGTACACATACGTTCCATTTGGTTGCAGCGTGCCGTTCATCATTCCGTTCCACCCACGGCTTTTATCTGTCGTATGAAAAACCATTTGTCCCCAGCGGTTAAAAATTTTAAAGTCAATCTCATTAATTGCCGTGCCCATCACTTTCACTTCATCGTTTCGTCCGTCACCGTTTGGCGTAAAGGCTGATGGAATGTAAACGTCGTCGAGCGGGATAGCGATCAGTTGCAAGGTTGCGGTATCCCTGCAGCCGAGCGATGATTGTCCAACGGCTGTGATGTTTACCGATGTGTCCATTGCAAATCCTTGGCTTTTGCTTGTTTGATTGCGGAACAAGTTTGCCGGTTGCCATGTTGCAATTGAATAAGGGAGGTTACTGCTTGATTGGATCAACACATTCGTTCCGGAAAGTGCCGGATTTATATTAGGTCGCAAGACAATTAAAAAGTCTTCTACAAAAACCGTTACAGTCTTTGTGTTCTTGCATCCGTTGGTATCAACGGCGCTGGCAAAATATTGCGTTGTGCTTTGCGGAGAAACGACAATGAAAGCTGTATTGCCAAAGTTCGTCCAGTTTACAGGGGTACCGGGTGACGATGCGTTTAAAACCGCCGTTCCCCAACGGCAAACGATTGTGTCGCGGCTTATGTTTAATGCCGGTTTTTTATTGACTGTTATGGTTATCACGTTGATGATGCTGTCGCAATGCGTGACAGCACTCTTCGTCGTGTCGGTTATAACGGCCGGCGTCGTAAAAACCGTGCCTTTGTAAACAACCGAATCGCAGCCGGAAACGGATTGCTCATTCACCTTGCTCACGACCAAGTACAAATTCACAAGGCTGTCGCAACCCGTAGCCGTCGTAAAGTTGGCCGCATACTTTCCTGTAACTGTCAGCCATTGTCCGTTAAAAAGGTAACCGTTGCCCGGCGCGATGCAAGCTGTGATAAAAGTTTGCTGTACGGAAGCAATAAGAATGTTTACGTCGCGATAAAGACTGTCGCATGAAGTAACAAGACTCTTTACAGTATCTCTTACAATCGTGGATGAGTTGTAGGTGATTCCGTTATAGACAATGCCGTTGCAGCCCTTTAACGTGAGACTTTGCCGGCCCGCCACAACAAGATATAAACGAACGATACTGTCGCATGTGCTTGTCGTGTACACAGTCTGATAATTGCCTGTGTTGGTCAATAGTTGGCCGTTGAAATTATAAGTCTGACCCGGCTGCAAACAAACAGAAACGTATTGATGTTTGGTTGTATAAACGGTTAGCGTGGTGATTGTAATTAGACTATCGCAACCCGAAACAAGGCTTCTGATTGTATCACGAACAACGGTGGAAGAAAAATAGGCTCTCCCTTTAAACATCACCGAATCGCAGCCTTGTGCAGTTTGCGTTTTTGTTTGCGTTACGGTCAAATAAAGCCGCACGGTGCTGTCGCAATTCGTCGTTTGATACGTTGTCGTATAATAACCGTTTGCGGTTAATGTTTGCCCGTTAAAGAGATAGGATTGACCTTGGTTAATACAGGTTGTGACAAAAGTTTGCAGCGTCGGCAAAACATTTATTTGTACAATGCGGTAAACGCTATCGCAGAAACCCGCGCTTCGCAGGGTGTCTCTTAAAAGCGTGGAGGATGTATAAGTTGTGCCGTTGTAAACAACACTCCCGCAACCGTTGAGCGTTTGCTGTTGAACGGAAGCTATAACAAGTTTTAGGTGTACAGTGCTGTCGCAAAAGCCCAGGCGAACGAAAACAGCTGTGTATTGTCCTGAACCGCTTAAGCTTTGTCCGTTGAATGAATAAGATTGCCCGGGGCCAAGACAAACAGACGTGTACCGAACGGGTGAAGCAGTGATTGTTATGTTGGTTACCCGATAAAGGCTGTCGCATGACGAAAGCGAACTGCGAACCGTGTCAATTGACCGCGTTGAGACATAATACATCTGTCCATGCCAGAACAAGCTATCGCAACCGCTGATGTTTTGCGTTTGTGTAACGGCCATCGTCAAATACAACTGCACGATACTGTCGCAGCCGTCGTGCGTCGTCAATTGCGCAGTATAATAACCTCCTGTCGTTAAGGATTGATTGTTGAAAAAGTAGGACTGTCCTTGTTGAATGCAAGCGTTGATATTTGTATGAAGAACTGGTTGAATGAGAATTTGAATGGTTTGCAAAATGCTGTCACAACCTGTGATTGTGCTTCGAAGCGTGTCCGTTAACGTTGTTGACGAAACATAAGTCACACCGTTATACGTGAAACGATTGCATCCCTGGTAAAGGATGGTTTGTCGTTGTGCAATCAACAAATGCAGGTGCACAACGCTGTCGCAGGAAACACCGTTTAGTGTTACGGTGTAATCTCCCGATGCGTTTAATACCTGTCCGTTGAAGTTATACGCCTGTCCGCTTGCAAGACAAACATTCAGGTAGGTATGCAACGAATGATTGACGACGACGTTGTGCGTTTGTATTATGCTATCGCAACCTTGTTGATTGTACAAGGTGTCTGAGAAAACGGTAGATGCATAAAATCGTTGTCCGTTTAACCACACCGAATCGCAACCAGTATGCGTCTGCATCTGTATATCTGCAACGGTCAGGTTTAAGCGAACAGTACTATCACATCCTTTGGTATTTGTCGTGTACAAGAGATAATTTCCGCTCGATGAAAATGTTTGTCCGAGTAAAGCAATCGAACCGTTTGGCGGCAGGCATACCGTTGTGTCTTTTACCGTCGCCCGCTTGATTCGTATGTGAATATTTTTTACAAGCGAATCGCAGGCAAGAACAACGCTGCTGACCGTTTGCGTAAAGTTTGCATCATCTGTGTAAGTGGTTCCGTTGTACAAAACCGAATCGCAACTTGTTGTATCAACAGTTTCCGCTTGCTTCACCACCAAGTAAAGACGTGCCGTATCGGTACAGCCGTTGACGTTGTTCAAAAGCACGGTATGCAAACCTGTCGTGGTAAACGATTGTCCAAAGAATACAAACGGCGTGTTGTCTGTGCAAGCCGTGGTGTATGTACTAGCCGACGATGAAACATTGATCGTAGCCGCTGCGTTATTTGAACAACCGCTTGCTGCGTCGGTATAAGCATAATTAATGACGTAATTGCCCGCAGTGCCCGGCGGTATAAAATTATTTCCGGTAACGTTTGTTCCGGTAAACGTTCCACCAGCAGGCATGCCGTTTAAAAGGATGGATGAACTGTTAATGCAAACCGGCGCATAACTGCCGGCATTCACTGATGGAAGCGCATTGACGGTTAGCGTAAATGGCTTTGTGCAACTGTTGCCGCAAACATTCGACAACCTAAGATAGCCGGTGTACGCTCCCGGTGGCGTGTTCGCGGGTACGGTAATAAGAATATTGCCACCGAGAGTTGCGTTGTTGACCGCTGAAAAATAAACCGATGACGTTGCGTCCCATGTTAGGGTATAAGTAGCCGGTGCGTTTGAAGACGAATAAGAAAGTAAAACAGTTTGCGTGTTGGCACCAAAACATACGGCTGCGTTGTTCACTGCGTTCAACACAGGACCGCTGCAAATTTGTGTTCCGCCGTTGCCTGCATTGGAAACACCTGGCGTTAAACTTGGTTCGGTCAGGTACGTTCCGCTGCTGCTCAAATAAATGCCTTGGTTAGATGCCGAACTAAATACGGCATTAACGTTGTTTATTGAATTGCCCGGATTGGGAACATTGTTTACACCTTGTGCGTTCCCCGATGCGGCGCATGTTGTATAAGCACTCAACGGGTAAGTGCCTGCGTTGTTGCCGTTGTTGTAAGAAACCGACGTTACAAGATTGCCTGAGGCATCCAACAAACTTAGCTGGCCTTTTGTATTGGGAAAGCTGCCGGCGCTTAAAAATTGTTTCATGTACACAGCGTTAGCAGTGACGGCCAACGTGCCTATGTTAACATCGGCTGCACCTGCATAACTGTTTACGGCGCCACCCGTAGGATAGCCGGTTCCACTGCTTACACCGGCAGTTCCCGCAGTACCGCCTATCAAAAAGTATCCGCCGCCGCTGATGTTTTTTCCCGAGGGAATTTTGACCGTCCAGCCGGTAGGATTGCCGGTGCCGTTTGCACCGCTGGTGCTGCTAAATATTAAAGTGTAACAACTTAAATCAACGGTGCAGCCGCTGCGGTTAAAGAGTTCAACAAACTGGCTGCCGTTGCCACCCGTTGGTGCAATGCCGACTTCGTTAATGACAAGTTGCGAATGTGCCACCCGGGCAAATGATAAAAAGAAAAACAGGGCGGCTGTACGGTACATAAAGCAGAATCGTTTTGGTATCAGTTTGATTGGCTGTACTCAAATATACAAATTTCATCTTCGCATATAAATTTTAAAACATTCGTTTTTTGCTGAGGCATGCAAACAAAAACGGCTGCTTCAAGAAGCAGCCGTTCATCTCAGCGACGTTCTTTCATCGAAGCCGGTCGAGGCTTTTAATTAGCTTTTGATCTTTTCTAATTCCTCGTATAGCCAAAATGTAAAGACCCAGAATGCCAAAATGAAGAACGCAGGAAAGGGCAAAGGCGCCGGCAGTAAAGTATTTCAATTGAAGAATGTAGTCTGTAAGCAAAGCAAGCGTGAGCACGAGTCCGGCAACCGCAACTTTGAGTTGCAACTTGCGATTCTCAAACAAAAAGATGGAAGCAAAAGCCGTTAGGCCCGTTAATACTGTCAGCACGATAAGCAGCATGTTGGATTTAGCCGTTAACTGCGGAGCAATATCGGCCGATAGTGGCGTGCCCACGTAAAAAGGAACACTAAACGTAATAGCGGCGAAGATAGCAGCCAGCAAGAGCCACACGGATTGTATGCGTTGAATCATGAAACGGTTTTGCTGTAAAAATAGGAAGGAATGAATCTTTATGTAACCGGCAATTGTAATTCTGTTCAGCTTCCGTTGCGTCGCACACTTCGGGGTTTGGAACAAGGCTCAACTTCTTTAACTACGGAGAGCCACAGAAAAAATTCTTTGTGGCTCTCCGTGCTCTCTTTCCTTTCTGCTCTCTGTGATTGAAGCTTGCCGCACAGTGAGTAAAGCGTACAAGAGTGCTACACAACGATGCTTAATTATTGTGTCGTCCTTTGCGCAAACTTATCCGAGTATTTCATCTATTTGCCGAAGCTCGTCTTCGCTGAAATTGTAATTGCGCAGGCTTTGCGCCGAGTCCAAAACCTGTTCGGGTTTGCTTGCGCCAATAATGACGGAAGTAACACGTTTGTCTTTCAGCACCCAGGCCAGCGACATTTGCGCAAGCGTTTGCCCGCGGCCTTCCGCAAGCGTGTTTAAGCGTTGAATTTTGGAAATCAATTCGTCTGTGATAACGTTGGTATCAATGGCGCCGTTGCCCCTGCCGCTTGCGGCCCGCGAGTCTTCGGGAATGCCGTGCAGATAGCGGTCGGTTAGCAAGCCTTGTGCAAGCGAGGAAAAGGTAATGCAGCCGATGTTTAATTTTTCAATGGTGTCCAGCAGACCTTGTTCGGGTGTGCGCACCATCAACGAATACTTGGGCTGGTGAATGAGCAACGGCGTGCCCAGGCTATTCAGAACTTTGTAGGCTTCTTTTGTTTGTTCCGGCGAGTAGCTGGAAACGCCAACGTACAAAGCTTTGCCTTGTTGCACAAGTTGATGAAGTGCCGTCATTGATTCTTCCAGCGGCGTTTCAGGATCGGGCCGATGATGATAAAAAATATCCACGTAATCCAATCCCATACGCTTCAGGCTTTGGTCGAGCGAAGCCACCAAATATTTTTTTGAACCGAAATCGCCGTAAGGCCCCGGCCACATCGGATAACCAGCTTTTGATGAAATGATCATCTCGTCGCGGTAGGCTTTGAAATCATCTTTTAAAATTTTTCCAAAGGTTTCTTCCGCGGCACCCGGCGGCGGACCGTAATTGTTGGCCAGGTCAAAATGCGTAATGCCGCAATCAAAAGCGGTGTGCATGATGTCGCGGCATTTTTCGTAATCGTCCTGCCGGCCGAAGTTGTGCCAAAGGCCCAGTGAAAGTGCGGGCAGTTTAAGGCCGCTGTGGCCGCAGCGGCGGTACTCCATGTATGCGTAGCGGCCGGGCGATGGTTGGTAAGTCATGTGTTGAAGATAGGCGATTGGTTGAATTGTTGAAACGTTGAGATGTTGATTGTTCTCCAATTGTTCGATTCAATTTAATTCACAACTCAACTGCTCAACAACTAAACTACTTGCGTGCTGGTGGCTGATAATCGAAGGGCAACATCGTTCCCATCTTTTCCCACCAGCCCCAATAACCGGTGCTCAATAAATCTTCGGGATTAAAATAAGAGCCGTTGGCCAGCACTTGCAGCGGCTTGCCGTTCACCAGCGTAATTTCCGACATCATCGCGTCGCTGCTTTTCGGAAACATCTGCTTGAATTCAGGAGGATTTTTTTTGTACTTGTAGATAACGAGCAAGTAGTCGGGAAAGTCAAACCCGGCCACGGTCGAATCAATTGCGTATGCCATGCTGTCGCCGCGCAAAAGGTCTTTTCCGTAAACTTTTTTGAAATCGTCCTCACGCATGATGCGGTTATAATAAGCCGAACTGTCGCGGTTGACGGTGGAAACCAGTCTTCCGTTTTCATCAGCACGTACGCTGCTTGTTTTGTAAATCATTTTAACCCGGTTTTTTTCGGCATTGGGGATTTTTTGAAGCCGCCTTACATCGAAACCTTCTTCAACAATTTTGTTTCGGTAAAGTGCCCGCATAAACTGAAGCATAGAACCCAGGTACACGTCTTCTCTTGCTTTTTCCCATTGCCGTTGTTTGTGGTCACTGCCCTGCAAGTTCTGAAAGAATGGGAAGCCGGCGTAAAACAACATCCGCGTTTTAAAATTGTAACGAAAATCTTCGAGTTGATAAGTGATGCGATAGCCGAGTGCTTTGTTTTCTATTTGCAAGGGCGCAACGGCAACGGCGGTCAAAGTGTTGTTCTTTTTTGAATTGCGGAATTTCAATGCTTCGGGATTTTTTATCCGGCAATCGCGACTGTATTCCGTTGTGCCAATGAAGTTGTCGGTAAACCATTTTCCCCATTTTTCCCAGCCGTCTTTTTCGTAAGGCTCAATGATGATCGTTTCTAATTCCGGTGCTTTTGGTGTTAGTTTGATGGTGATGAAACCAAGCACTTCGTTTGTGTTGATGGATTGGCTGTACGTTGCGTAGCCAACAGAAGAAACAACCAGCTCAAATTTTCCCGCAGGAACGTTTAAAGCGAAGCCGCCTTCGTCGTTTGCGGTTGTACCAATAGAGGTGTTGCTTAGAAACACGCTGGCTTTTGGAACAGGAGTGTGCTTTTCCTCATCTAACACAACGCCTTTTAGCAACGTCTGTGCATGAGCAACCGTTAACCAAGAGAAGAAAAGCAGTACAAGGAATGATCGCATCGTCAAATTTTCAAACCACCAAAATTTGAAAATAAAAAAAACTCAACCAAACGAATGATTGAGTTTTTCAGTATCGTCGCTAAGCAAGGTTGTGCGGCTGGTGGCCTTTCTCCATCGGGGAAAGGCCGGGGTAGGAGCACTACACATCAATTCGTGCATACTTCGCGTGGCTCTCGATGAACTCTCTACGCGGCGCCACTTCATCGCCCATCAACATGCTGAAGATGCGATCGGCTTCGGCGGCGCTTTCAATGGTTACCTGCTTGAGGGTTCTTGTATCCGGGTTCATGGTTGTTGACCATAACTGGTCGGAGTTCATCTCACCCAAACCTTTGTATCGCTGAATGCCCACCGAACCTTCGTTGCCGCCGCCAAATTTTTCAACCAATGCACGGCGTTGTTCTTCGTTGTAAGCGTAGGCTTGTTCTTTGCCTTTCTTCACTAAGTAAAGCGGCGGTTGCGCAATGTACACGTAGCCTTGCTCTACCAGTTCTTTCATGTAGCGGAAGATGAACGTGAGAATGAGCGTTGCAATGTGGCTTCCGTCCACATCGGCATCGGTCATGATGATGAGTTTGTGATAGCGAAGCTTCTGCAAATTCAAAGCCTTTGGATCATCGGGCGTGCCAACGGTTACACCCAATGCTGTGTACATGTTTCGAATTTCTTCGTTCTCGTAAATCTTGTGCTCCATCGCTTTTTCCACGTTCAGGATTTTACCGCGGAGCGGAAGAATGGCCTGGTAGCTTCTGTCGCGGCCCTGCTTGGCTGTACCGCCGGCCGAGTCACCTTCCACCAGATAGAGTTCGCATTTATCGGGATCACGTTCGGAGCAATCAGCAAGCTTGCCGGGCAGGCCACCGCCGCTTAATACCGATTTGCGTTGCACCATCTCGCGGGCTTTCTTGGCGGCCGCTCTTGCCTGGGCCGCAAGAATTACTTTTTGAATAATGTTCTTGGCTTCCCGTGGATTTTCTTCGAGGTAAGCTTCCAGAGCTCTTGACACCGTCGTATCGACGATGCCCATTACTTCGTTGTTGCCCAACTTTGTTTTGGTCTGTCCTTCAAACTGGGGCTCGGGGACTTTCACAGAAATTACGGCGCTTAATCCTTCGCGAAAATCGTCGCCTTCGATGCTCACTTTGGCTTTTTCAAATAGGCCCTGCTTGTCGCCATAACTTTTGAAAACACGGGTTAAAGAGCGGCGAAAGCCGGCTACGTGTGTGCCGCCTTCAATGGTATTAATGTTGTTGACGTATGAGTAAATATGTTCGTTGTAGCTGGTATTGTAGGTCATGGCAACTTCTACCGCTACGTTGTTTTTTTCGTCACGTCCATCTACAAACAGTGGCTTGGGCAACAAGGAGGCACGGCCGCCGTTGGCGTCCAGCATTTCTACAAACTCAATGATGCCGCCTTCGCTGTAAAAGGTTTTGGAATAGGTAAGGCCCGCTTCTTCATCCTTCTCACGTAAATCGTTTAACGTGATGCGAAGGCCTCTGTTCAGAAAGCTCAACTCACGCAAGCGGCTTTCTAAAATATCCTTGTTGTAGGTAGTGGTGATGAAGATGGTATCATCGGGCCAGAAATGAACCGTCGTTCCTCTTTTTTCGCTCACGCCAATTTCGCGAACGTCGTATTGCGGAACGCCGATCTTGTATTCCTGTTCAAATATTTTTCCTTCGCGAAAAACGTTAACGTGCAGTTTTGTACTCAATGCGTTTACACAGCTTACGCCTACACCGTGTAAACCGCCGGAAACTTTGTAGGAATCTTTATCAAACTTACCGCCGGCGTGAAGTACAGTCATTACCACTTCAAGTGCCGAGCGGCCTTCTTTGGAATTGATGCCGGTAGGAATGCCGCGGCCATCGTCTTCTACGGAAATGGAATTGTCTT
Coding sequences within:
- a CDS encoding RNA polymerase sigma factor — encoded protein: MNLLSKLSDHELINSFNAGNVNAFETLVLRHKEKLYTSIFFLVKDKYLAEDIFQDVFIRIIDTIKSGRYTEEGKFLPWAMRIAHNLCVDYFRKVKRTPTIKNSDDQDIFEVLNFTEESAEDKMIKKQSHNRVRDMLDQLPEDQREVIILRHYADMSFKEIAHITNCSINTALGRMRYGLINLRKMMVAKQISL
- a CDS encoding T9SS type B sorting domain-containing protein, whose translation is MYRTAALFFFLSFARVAHSQLVINEVGIAPTGGNGSQFVELFNRSGCTVDLSCYTLIFSSTSGANGTGNPTGWTVKIPSGKNISGGGYFLIGGTAGTAGVSSGTGYPTGGAVNSYAGAADVNIGTLAVTANAVYMKQFLSAGSFPNTKGQLSLLDASGNLVTSVSYNNGNNAGTYPLSAYTTCAASGNAQGVNNVPNPGNSINNVNAVFSSASNQGIYLSSSGTYLTEPSLTPGVSNAGNGGTQICSGPVLNAVNNAAVCFGANTQTVLLSYSSSNAPATYTLTWDATSSVYFSAVNNATLGGNILITVPANTPPGAYTGYLRLSNVCGNSCTKPFTLTVNALPSVNAGSYAPVCINSSSILLNGMPAGGTFTGTNVTGNNFIPPGTAGNYVINYAYTDAASGCSNNAAATINVSSSASTYTTACTDNTPFVFFGQSFTTTGLHTVLLNNVNGCTDTARLYLVVKQAETVDTTSCDSVLYNGTTYTDDANFTQTVSSVVLACDSLVKNIHIRIKRATVKDTTVCLPPNGSIALLGQTFSSSGNYLLYTTNTKGCDSTVRLNLTVADIQMQTHTGCDSVWLNGQRFYASTVFSDTLYNQQGCDSIIQTHNVVVNHSLHTYLNVCLASGQAYNFNGQVLNASGDYTVTLNGVSCDSVVHLHLLIAQRQTILYQGCNRFTYNGVTYVSSTTLTDTLRSTITGCDSILQTIQILIQPVLHTNINACIQQGQSYFFNNQSLTTGGYYTAQLTTHDGCDSIVQLYLTMAVTQTQNISGCDSLFWHGQMYYVSTRSIDTVRSSLSSCDSLYRVTNITITASPVRYTSVCLGPGQSYSFNGQSLSGSGQYTAVFVRLGFCDSTVHLKLVIASVQQQTLNGCGSVVYNGTTYTSSTLLRDTLRSAGFCDSVYRIVQINVLPTLQTFVTTCINQGQSYLFNGQTLTANGYYTTTYQTTNCDSTVRLYLTVTQTKTQTAQGCDSVMFKGRAYFSSTVVRDTIRSLVSGCDSLITITTLTVYTTKHQYVSVCLQPGQTYNFNGQLLTNTGNYQTVYTTSTCDSIVRLYLVVAGRQSLTLKGCNGIVYNGITYNSSTIVRDTVKSLVTSCDSLYRDVNILIASVQQTFITACIAPGNGYLFNGQWLTVTGKYAANFTTATGCDSLVNLYLVVSKVNEQSVSGCDSVVYKGTVFTTPAVITDTTKSAVTHCDSIINVITITVNKKPALNISRDTIVCRWGTAVLNASSPGTPVNWTNFGNTAFIVVSPQSTTQYFASAVDTNGCKNTKTVTVFVEDFLIVLRPNINPALSGTNVLIQSSSNLPYSIATWQPANLFRNQTSKSQGFAMDTSVNITAVGQSSLGCRDTATLQLIAIPLDDVYIPSAFTPNGDGRNDEVKVMGTAINEIDFKIFNRWGQMVFHTTDKSRGWNGMMNGTLQPNGTYVYTVRVKKASGQIVEKKGTVTLIH
- the uvrA gene encoding excinuclease ABC subunit UvrA, whose protein sequence is MKEQVVKTRRKKEEIAVADDSIFIKGARVHNLKNIDVSFPRNKLIVVTGVSGSGKSSLTIDTLFAEGQRRYAESLSAYVRQFLARMDKPDVDYIKGLAPAIAIEQKVITRTPRSTVGSMTEIYDYLRLMFARIGKTISPVSGRVVKKDDVKDVLEAIKVLKEGSRVFILSAFKTHRNRDEREELNILMQKGFSRIYVSPFSATQKENAAGKGTTYSIEDVLSNPDDFKKAFKYPENVYVLVDRIVAKEFDEDDEHRLGDSIGTAFYEGEGDVYVEVDGEKILHFNNRFELDGMSFEEPSPNLFSFNNPFGACPVCEGFSMVLGIDEDLVIPDKRLSVYEGAVAPWKGEKLGRWRENFVKAARHFDFPVHKPVADLTKEQYRVLWEGNSYADGINAFFKEVEQNLYKVQYRVILSRYRGRTKCPECGGYRLRKEALYVKVHGAHIGELSEMPIADLKDWFNRTSRDFTDFEKEVGKRILIEINHRIDTMLSVGLGYLTLNRLANTLSGGESQRIQLTRSLGSNLTNSLYILDEPSIGLHPRDTFNLIRVLKELRDLGNTVVVVEHDEMMMREADHIIDMGPLASHLGGEVIAAGNYEQIISNPKSLTGKYLSGELSIDAPKKVRKWNSSIIIEGARQHNLKDITVEFPLNVLCVVSGVSGSGKTTLVKHILYPGLKKLQGEPTDKVGFHKAIKGDVESITQVEMVDQNPIGKSSRSNPVTYVRAWDNVRDLYASQPLSKIRGFQPKHFSFNVDGGRCDACKGEGEKIVEMQFLADVHLTCEVCHGRRFKEEVLEVQYKGKGVFDVLEMSVDEAIDFFADEKSILTAIKPLSEVGLGYVKLGQSSDTLSGGEAQRVKLASFLGKGRAAGKILFIFDEPTTGLHFHDIKKLLASFNALIEQGHSILVIEHNTDVIKSADWVIDLGPEAGDAGGYLVYEGKPEGLKKVKESHTGQFI